A region of the Desulfonatronovibrio hydrogenovorans DSM 9292 genome:
GAAAACCGTGCCATCCACCAGAGTCCCATGGTAATGGACAGTAACCACATCCCTGGGTCCTGGACGTTCACCAGTGCCCTGGACTAATTCACGGTAAAGGACGCCGTTTTCCGTTTCCATGACTCCTTCCAGTTCGGCGAATTCCTCCATAAAGGTCAAGCCCTGGTCCAGGTTTGTCTGGGCCTGCTTCTGGACCTTGTCCATCTGGGCCTGCATGAATTCCTGCTGCAGGGCCATGAGGGCCTCAAACTGTTCGTCTTCGGTCATGAGGGGCTGGACTCCTTCCAGGCCGTGGCGCAGTCCCTGAATCAGATTTTCCACATTGATGTCCATCTCTCCCATGGCAATGTTGTTGCCGATATCCAGGCCCAGGGCATAGCTGGATCTGTCCTTGGAGGTTTCCAGACTTACAGGCTGGTCAGCAGCCTGGTTTCCCTGGTCCGAACCACCGCAGGCAAATGCTGTCAGAGAAAATAATAAGATAATGGCTAGCCGGTACAATGACATGA
Encoded here:
- a CDS encoding FKBP-type peptidyl-prolyl cis-trans isomerase, producing the protein MSLYRLAIILLFSLTAFACGGSDQGNQAADQPVSLETSKDRSSYALGLDIGNNIAMGEMDINVENLIQGLRHGLEGVQPLMTEDEQFEALMALQQEFMQAQMDKVQKQAQTNLDQGLTFMEEFAELEGVMETENGVLYRELVQGTGERPGPRDVVTVHYHGTLVDGTVFDSSIERGEPATFPLDQVISGWTEVLQLMPQGAKWEVVIPPDQAYGDQQAGPVIGPNSTLVFEIELLETMKPE